The Catellatospora citrea DNA segment CACCATGGAGTCCTCCGCGGCGGCCGCGCTGACCGAGCAGTCCATGGGCGCCCAGCTGGTGGTGGTCGGCTGCCGGGGCCTGGGCGGGTTCACGGGCCTGCTGCTGGGCTCGGTCAGCCAGGCGCTGATCCACCATGCGGGGTGCCCGGTGGTGGTCGCGCACCTGCGGGGCGAGGCCGGAGAATAATCGGGGCAAGGGTTGACATGCCGGATATACCGGTCTACCGTGAGAAGTGAAGCCCGACCGATCTCATAAGTGAGATAAGCCGGGCTTCCCGTATGTCCGGGGGATGTCCGGGCTCAGTCGCCGGGCTGCGACGGCTTGGTTGCCAGCGGCAGCACATACCAGAGCAGGATGTAGATCAGGGCCATGCCGCCGCCCAGGAAGCCCGCCCAGCGCACCCCCGCCACCACCTCCACCACCAGGTAGATCGCCAGCACGATCGCGGACATCTCGAAGAACAGGCCGAACTGCGCCAGCACGTGCGCGGTGCGCACGATCTGCGGCTTGCGCCCCTCCCGGAACGACAGCCGGTGGTAGCTGACCGGCGCGATCAGCAGGGCCGCGGCGAGCGCGCTGCAGACGAACGTGACCACGTACAGCACCCGCTCGGTGCCGTTGATCTTCTCGAAGCCCACCGAGAACGGCAGCGTCAGCAGGAACGCGAACAGGATCTGCACGCCGGTCTGCGCGACCCGCAGCTCCTGCAGCAGCTCCGAGTAGTTGCGGTTCCACCGCTCGTCCGGGTCCTCCGCCGGCTCCGGCCGCCGGTCGCCGTCGATGTCAGTCACTGTCAGCCTCCGCATCCCCAGGGTATGCCCGCGGATGCGAAGGCCATGCCGACTCGGCGACGGGTGTTTACCCGGCGTTGTCCGCGAGCGCGTCGACCAGTCGGCGGCACGGGCTCGCCAGGTTCCACCGCTCGGCCAGCGCCAGCAGCCGGTCCGGGTCGCGCGGCGCCGCGGGCAGGGTCAGGTCGTGCTCGGGCAGCTTCAGGTCGGTGGCCACCCGCACCACCTTCGGCGCGACTGCCAGGTAGTCGGCGGCCGCCTCCAGCTTGGTGCGCAGGCCCGGCGCGAAGTCGGCGGCCGGGTCGGCCACCGCCGCGACGATCGCGTCCAGGCTGCCGTAGCGCTCGATCAGCCGGGCCGCGGTCTTCTCCCCCACACCCGCCACGCCGGGCAGGCCGTCGCTCGGGTCGCCGCGCAGCGCCGCGAAGTCGGCGTAGCCGCCCGCCGGGACGCCGTACTTGGCCAGCACCGCGGCCTCGTCGCAGTCCTCCAGCTTGGCCACGCCACGCCCGACGTAGAGCAGCCGCACCCCGCGCGCGTCGTCGACGAGCTGGAACAGGTCGCGGTCGCCGGAGACCACCTCGACCGGCGCGGCCTGGGTCGCGGCGAGCGTGCCCAGCACGTCGTCGGCCTCGTTGCCGTCCACCCCGTAGGCGACGATGCCGACCGCGTCGAGCACCTCCAGCAGCAGGTCGACCTGCGGCACCAGCTCGTCGGGCACCTCCTCGCCGCCCGCGGGGGCCACCCGGTGCGTCTTGTACGTGCTGATCAGCGCCACCCGCCAGGCCGGCCGCCAGTCGTAGTCCAGCGCGCACACGAGCCGGTCGGGCCGGCGGCCCTTCACCAGCGTG contains these protein-coding regions:
- a CDS encoding DUF6328 family protein; protein product: MTDIDGDRRPEPAEDPDERWNRNYSELLQELRVAQTGVQILFAFLLTLPFSVGFEKINGTERVLYVVTFVCSALAAALLIAPVSYHRLSFREGRKPQIVRTAHVLAQFGLFFEMSAIVLAIYLVVEVVAGVRWAGFLGGGMALIYILLWYVLPLATKPSQPGD
- a CDS encoding 5'-3' exonuclease codes for the protein MTAPLLAIDAPSLYFRAFHGVPAKAAMAPDGTPVNAVRGFLDMVTTLVKGRRPDRLVCALDYDWRPAWRVALISTYKTHRVAPAGGEEVPDELVPQVDLLLEVLDAVGIVAYGVDGNEADDVLGTLAATQAAPVEVVSGDRDLFQLVDDARGVRLLYVGRGVAKLEDCDEAAVLAKYGVPAGGYADFAALRGDPSDGLPGVAGVGEKTAARLIERYGSLDAIVAAVADPAADFAPGLRTKLEAAADYLAVAPKVVRVATDLKLPEHDLTLPAAPRDPDRLLALAERWNLASPCRRLVDALADNAG